A DNA window from Mastomys coucha isolate ucsf_1 unplaced genomic scaffold, UCSF_Mcou_1 pScaffold21, whole genome shotgun sequence contains the following coding sequences:
- the LOC116101790 gene encoding zinc finger protein 235-like produces MTKLQEAVTFRDVAVVFSEEEMGLLDAAQRKLYLDVMLENFRNLLAVGGQVPNKMENLHIIGVKCLSLGELPCWHMTSHDANKMARAPEGVINTQGRVSHFPEQWHFSCYKGAEEPSRASKDNGCLKSLTNDPSSITESQKFLSGRAQSSWSKKHLIERQNYQKHCVWTPVKTKPWILAPGVDRMNCISHQDDNTLHKGDKAQSNSDCGGKVIFPVLPVTQRCVYTERKAYQRSKGQEAFIDRPTLELHQQVLVGKKAPVHSTHEDTRRSSSVPIQKSVHPGTKRYWCQECGKAFSQSSALQTHRRVHTGEKPYRCNSCGKAFTQWSILHAHQRIHTGEKPYKCGDCGKRFRFSSNLHTHQRVHTGEKPYKCHMCGKCFRFRFRLHSHQRVHTGEKPYKCDKCGKSFSSVSNFKVHQRVHTGVKPFHCSVCGKGFSQGSRLQAHQSVHTGEKPYQCDRCVKGFSCSTYLNIHCWVHSEEKPYKCEVCGKGFLRMSRLQVHKRIHTGEKPYTCEECGKGFSSVSSFRSHQRVHTGEKAFRCNVCGKCFSRSLHLHTHQRVHTGEKPYKCDTCGKAFSQRSSLQVHQLIHTGEKPYKCEECGKGFTSASSFQGHQRIHTGEKPFHCNVCGKDFSRSSYLQTHQRMHTGEKPYKCDTCGKAFSQRSHLQVHQRIHTGEKPFKCEECGKEFSQRTGLSSHQIVHKEEKPYTCRECGKGFSQASLFERHQRVHTGERPYICGICCKGFSQRSHLVKHQRVHTAGNL; encoded by the exons atgaCCAAGTTACAG GAGGCCGTGACCTTCAGGGACGTGGCCGTGGTCTTCAGTGAGGAGGAGATGGGGCTGCTGGACGCTGCTCAGAGGAAGCTGTACCTcgatgtgatgctggagaactTCAGGAACCTCCTGGCCGTGG GAGGCCAAGTTCCAAACAAGATGGAGAATCTTCATATAATAGGAGTAAAATGCCTTTCACTGGGGGAGCTTCCATGTTGGCACATGACAAGCCATGATGCCAACAAAATGGCCAGAGCTCCAGAAGGTGTAATCAACACTCAAGGGAGGGTTTCCCACTTCCCAGAGCAATGGCATTTCTCCTGCTACAAGGGAGCAGAAGAGCCTTCCCGGGCCTCCAAGGACAATGGTTGTCTTAAGAGTCTCACAAATGACCCTTCCAGCATTACTGAAAGTCAGAAATTTCTGTCTGGGAGAGCTCAGAGTTCTTGGAGTAAAAAACATCTTATTGAGAGACAGAACTATCAGAAACACTGTGTGTGGACTCCAGTGAAAACCAAGCCATGGATCTTGGCTCCAGGTGTTGACAGAATGAATTGCATTTCCCATCAAGATGACAATACACTGCATAAAGGAGACAAAGCCCAGAGCAACAGTGACTGTGGTGGTAAAGTTATCTTTCCTGTGTTACCTGTCACTCAGCGTTGTGTTTACACAGAAAGGAAGGCCTACCAGCGCAGCAAGGGCCAAGAAGCCTTCATTGACAGACCCACTCTGGAACTCCATCAGCAGGTCCTAGTAGGAAAAAAGGCCCCTGTACATAGTACACATGAGGACACAAGGCGTAGCTCCAGTGTTCCCATTCAAAAAAGTGTTCATCCAGGAACAAAGCGCTACTGGTGTCAGGAGTGTGGCAAGGCTTTCAGTCAGAGCTCAGCTCTCCAGACTCACCGGAGGGTGCACACAGGGGAGAAACCCTACAGGTGCAACAGCTGTGGGAAGGCCTTCACACAGTGGTCAATCCTCCATGCCCACCAGAGaattcacacaggagagaagccatatAAGTGTGGAGACTGTGGCAAACGGTTCAGATTTAGCTCAAACCTGCACACCCACCAGAGGGTTCACACGGGGGAGAAACCATACAAATGCCACATGTGTGGGAAGTGTTTCAGATTCAGATTCAGACTTCACAGCCATCAGCGCgtccacacaggagagaagccatatAAATGTGACAAGTGCGGGAAGAGTTTCAGTTCTGTCTCAAACTTCAAAGTCCACCAGCGGGTCCATACAGGAGTGAAGCCATTTCACTGCAGTGTGTGTGGGAAGGGCTTCAGTCAAGGCTCCCGTCTTCAGGCTCATCAGAGTGTGCACACAGGGGAGAAGCCCTACCAGTGTGACCGCTGTGTGAAGGGCTTCAGCTGCAGCACATATCTCAACATCCACTGCTGGGTGCACTCCGAGGAGAAACCTTACAAGTGTGAGGTGTGTGGGAAGGGCTTCTTGAGGATGTCACGCCTCCAGGTCCACAAGAGaattcacacaggagagaagccatacACATGTGAAGAGTGTGGGAAGGGTTTCAGTTCGGTCTCAAGCTTCCGAAGCCACCAGCGGGTCCATACAGGTGAGAAGGCATTTCGCTGCAATGTCTGTGGGAAATGTTTCAGTCGGAGCTTACATCTTCACACTCATCAGAGAGTACACACGGGGGAGAAGCCCTACAAATGTGACacatgtgggaaagccttcagccAGAGATCCAGTCTCCAAGTTCATCAGctaattcatacaggagagaagccatatAAATGTGAAGAGTGTGGGAAGGGTTTCACTTCAGCCTCAAGCTTCCAAGGACACCAGCGGATccatacaggagagaagccatttCATTGCAATGTGTGTGGAAAAGACTTTAGCCGGAGCTCCTATCTTCAAACTCACCAGAGAATGCACACGGGTGAGAAGCCCTACAAATGTGACacgtgtgggaaagccttcagccAGAGGTCCCATCTTCAAGTCCATCAGAGAATTCACACCGGAGAGAAGCCGTTCAAGTGTGAGGAGTGTGGGAAGGAATTCAGCCAGCGTACGGGGCTAAGTTCTCACCAGATAGTCCACAAGGAAGAGAAACCCTACACGTGTCGGGAGTGTGGGAAGGGCTTCAGTCAGGCCTCACTCTTCGAAAGACACCAGAGGGTCCACACAGGGGAAAGGCCCTACATCTGCGGCATCTGCTGCAAAGGCTTCAGTCAGAGATCACATCTTGTCAAACACCAGAGGGTCCACACTGCAGGGAATCTCTAG